The following are encoded together in the Actinoplanes sp. N902-109 genome:
- a CDS encoding allophanate hydrolase subunit 1, which translates to MRFLRCGREAVLVEVDDLDAALALYAAVRDAGLPGVVDLVPAARTVLIRLDPAVTSPAAIRFAVVDLPIGSGTRARAGAVEIPVVYDGPDLSSVASLLAVSEDDVVARHTAAEWTVAFAGFAPGFGYLVGGDWDVPRRASPRTRIPAGSVGLAGRFSGVYPHDSPGGWQLIGRTTTVMWDLGRAEPALLLPGVRVTFRAVPA; encoded by the coding sequence ATGAGGTTCCTGCGCTGTGGGCGGGAGGCCGTGCTGGTCGAGGTGGACGATCTCGACGCGGCCCTCGCCCTGTACGCCGCCGTGCGCGACGCCGGCCTGCCCGGCGTCGTCGATCTGGTGCCGGCCGCCCGCACGGTGCTGATCCGGCTCGACCCGGCGGTCACCTCGCCGGCCGCGATCCGGTTCGCCGTCGTGGACCTGCCGATCGGCAGCGGCACCCGGGCCCGGGCGGGCGCGGTCGAGATCCCGGTCGTGTACGACGGCCCGGATCTGAGCTCGGTGGCGTCGTTGCTGGCGGTCAGCGAGGACGACGTCGTCGCGCGGCACACCGCTGCCGAGTGGACGGTGGCGTTCGCCGGCTTCGCCCCGGGCTTCGGCTACCTCGTCGGCGGCGACTGGGACGTGCCGCGGCGCGCCTCGCCGCGCACCCGCATCCCGGCCGGCTCGGTCGGGCTGGCCGGGCGCTTCTCCGGTGTCTACCCGCACGACAGCCCGGGTGGCTGGCAGTTGATCGGCCGCACCACCACGGTGATGTGGGACCTGGGCCGGGCCGAACCGGCCCTGCTGCTACCCGGGGTGCGGGTCACGTTCCGGGCGGTGCCGGCATGA
- a CDS encoding putative hydro-lyase, with protein MTGCTEWRKQFRDGLVRPTAGLAPGKAQANLIAVPRDWAWDMLLYAQRNPKPCPVLDVTEPGSPRTVLAADADLRTDLPLYRVWRDGKLVEEIPDATAAWRDDLVAFLIGCSFSFEAALLRAGIDVRHISAGSNVPMYRTDRECRSAGRFRGELVVSMRPVAADRVADAVTISGRFPAVHGAPVHIGDPAGLGIADLGRPDFGDPVELRPGEIPVFWACGVTPQAAVMASGVPYAITHAPGHMFVTDVPDTEYEN; from the coding sequence ATGACCGGTTGCACAGAATGGCGCAAGCAGTTCCGGGACGGTCTGGTGCGGCCGACCGCGGGCCTGGCGCCGGGCAAGGCGCAGGCCAATCTCATCGCCGTGCCGCGCGACTGGGCCTGGGACATGCTGCTCTACGCGCAGCGCAACCCGAAGCCGTGCCCGGTCCTCGACGTCACCGAACCCGGCTCGCCGCGCACGGTGCTCGCCGCGGACGCCGACCTGCGCACCGACCTGCCGCTCTACCGGGTGTGGCGGGACGGCAAGCTGGTCGAGGAGATCCCCGACGCCACCGCGGCGTGGCGCGACGACCTGGTGGCGTTCCTGATCGGCTGCAGCTTCAGCTTCGAGGCGGCGCTGCTGCGGGCCGGCATCGACGTGCGGCACATCTCGGCCGGCAGCAACGTGCCGATGTACCGGACCGACCGGGAGTGCCGGTCGGCCGGCCGTTTCCGCGGGGAGCTCGTGGTCTCCATGCGCCCGGTCGCGGCCGACCGGGTGGCCGACGCGGTGACCATCAGCGGCCGCTTCCCGGCGGTGCACGGCGCGCCGGTGCACATCGGCGACCCGGCCGGGCTCGGCATCGCGGACCTGGGCCGTCCCGATTTCGGCGACCCGGTGGAGCTCCGGCCCGGCGAGATCCCGGTGTTCTGGGCCTGCGGTGTCACGCCGCAGGCCGCTGTGATGGCATCGGGGGTGCCGTACGCGATCACCCACGCACCCGGGCACATGTTCGTGACCGACGTGCCCGACACCGAATACGAGAATTGA
- a CDS encoding LamB/YcsF family protein, which translates to MDLNSDLGEGFGTWRLGDDAAMLDIVSSANIACGFHAGDPRTLFETCERAVARGVVIGAQVGYRDLPGFGRRFIDYESADLIADVLYQLGALDGLARAAGDRVLYVKPHGALYNTIVQHEQQAAAVVEAVRRYDPDLPVLGLPGSVFLALAEDAGLRTVREAFADRGYNPDGTLVSRRQPGALLHDPDEVAERMLRLVSEHTLVAADGSVIKVEADSICVHGDSPGAVDMARAVLEKLTAAGVQVTAFAGIS; encoded by the coding sequence ATGGATCTCAACAGCGATCTCGGCGAGGGCTTCGGCACCTGGCGGCTCGGTGACGACGCCGCGATGCTCGACATCGTCAGCAGCGCCAACATCGCCTGCGGCTTCCACGCCGGCGACCCGCGCACCCTGTTCGAGACCTGCGAACGGGCGGTCGCCCGGGGCGTGGTGATCGGGGCCCAGGTCGGCTATCGCGACCTGCCCGGCTTCGGCCGCCGGTTCATCGACTACGAGAGCGCCGACCTGATCGCCGACGTGCTCTACCAGCTCGGCGCGCTCGACGGGCTGGCCCGCGCGGCGGGGGACCGGGTGCTCTACGTCAAGCCGCACGGCGCGCTCTACAACACGATCGTCCAGCACGAGCAGCAGGCGGCGGCGGTGGTGGAGGCGGTCCGGCGCTACGACCCCGACCTGCCGGTGCTCGGGCTGCCCGGCTCGGTCTTCCTCGCGCTGGCCGAGGACGCCGGATTGCGTACGGTCCGGGAGGCGTTCGCCGACCGGGGCTACAACCCCGACGGCACCCTGGTGTCCCGGCGGCAACCCGGGGCCCTGCTGCACGACCCGGACGAGGTGGCCGAGCGGATGCTGCGCCTGGTCTCCGAGCACACGCTGGTGGCGGCCGACGGCTCGGTCATCAAGGTCGAGGCCGATTCGATCTGCGTGCACGGCGACAGCCCCGGTGCCGTCGACATGGCCCGGGCAGTCCTGGAGAAGTTGACTGCTGCCGGCGTACAGGTCACCGCTTTCGCGGGCATCTCATGA